A part of Paenibacillus sp. sptzw28 genomic DNA contains:
- a CDS encoding phosphodiester glycosidase family protein, producing MMITVKQVNRLCMLTCAPFIGLMIYLLVSNMTFTLPQEAFPAKTVSLPVIPAATKNLLTGLDHAKHTAIGTAKSIKRTVELYHATNETMSAIVRTASAQADRPEKIYDARITRKIGTPLQSIQSDNLRAQLFAVHAENFSGYALKVKLKTDNAMKMVLGKDKFGGAETTLAAVKRYNAIAGVNAGGFSDDRGKRYPLSTTVIDGKYLSGFEPTYKDLFFVGLNESMKLIGGKYQDRAQLDSQKPKFGASFVPVLLKNGVTQPIPAKWQSSPLRAPRTVIANYKDNQLLFLVIDGYNESGSSGATLEEMQILLSRFGAVDGYNLDGGGSSSLIFNGRVINHPSDGALRALATNFLFFK from the coding sequence ATGATGATCACGGTCAAACAGGTCAACCGTTTATGTATGCTAACCTGTGCTCCTTTTATCGGTCTGATGATTTACTTGTTGGTATCGAACATGACTTTCACGCTGCCTCAAGAAGCTTTTCCGGCAAAAACCGTAAGCCTTCCGGTTATTCCTGCCGCGACGAAGAATCTGCTTACGGGGCTTGATCATGCAAAACATACGGCTATTGGCACAGCCAAGTCCATCAAACGGACGGTCGAGCTTTATCATGCAACGAACGAGACAATGAGTGCGATAGTAAGGACTGCTTCCGCTCAGGCGGACAGGCCGGAAAAAATATATGATGCCAGAATTACCCGGAAAATCGGGACCCCTCTTCAAAGCATACAGTCCGATAACTTGCGGGCGCAGCTGTTCGCCGTTCATGCAGAGAACTTCAGCGGCTATGCGCTTAAAGTCAAGCTGAAGACCGACAACGCAATGAAGATGGTGCTGGGCAAAGATAAATTCGGCGGCGCTGAGACGACGCTTGCCGCCGTGAAGCGTTACAATGCCATTGCCGGCGTTAACGCCGGCGGCTTCTCGGACGACCGGGGAAAGCGGTACCCGCTCAGCACAACTGTAATAGACGGCAAATATTTGAGCGGCTTCGAGCCGACCTATAAGGACCTGTTCTTTGTCGGACTCAATGAGAGCATGAAGCTGATCGGCGGCAAATATCAGGATAGAGCTCAGCTGGACAGTCAAAAACCGAAATTCGGCGCATCCTTCGTCCCGGTACTGCTTAAAAACGGCGTAACGCAGCCCATTCCGGCCAAATGGCAGTCAAGTCCGCTGCGAGCTCCAAGAACGGTAATTGCAAACTACAAGGACAATCAACTGCTGTTTCTCGTCATCGACGGGTATAACGAAAGCGGCAGCTCGGGAGCGACGCTGGAGGAGATGCAAATACTGCTCTCCAGATTCGGCGCTGTGGACGGCTATAACCTGGACGGAGGGGGATCTTCCTCGCTCATCTTTAACGGCCGTGTCATTAACCATCCGTCGGATGGCGCTCTTCGGGCACTGGCGACGAACTTTTTGTTTTTTAAATAG
- a CDS encoding nitrogen regulation protein NR(II), translating into MKSFGNSELDFSQLVKYSLDTIFVLQDCKVIYVNQAAFDLLGLKYPDQIIGVEFDRFLHPVFHDIFRERLERVGRGEVTELMEQKMIKSDGEMIDVEVMAAPYIVDHQTLAQIRVRDITIRKNTESRIYNLEKLSSIGQMAAGIAHEVRNPLTTVKGFFQLLQKELNHSYFPIIVDELDNAIKTLNNLLQVAKPDFDNEANVSINLCSELDSLIFLFQEKLYNVTVTKIFRDSDREVVGKKNLILKAFFNLIKNAVEAIEGKGEIIVEHFYKNGRIHVKIHDTGMGIPKEQIRILGTPFFSTKTDGTGMGLTQVFTTIHEHGGHVHVESELRKGTIFYVELPCKSV; encoded by the coding sequence TTGAAAAGTTTCGGTAATTCGGAGTTGGATTTTTCCCAATTAGTAAAATACTCGCTCGATACCATTTTCGTACTTCAAGATTGCAAGGTGATTTATGTCAACCAGGCCGCATTTGACCTGCTTGGCCTAAAATATCCCGATCAGATTATCGGCGTAGAATTCGATCGTTTTTTACATCCTGTTTTCCACGATATCTTCCGCGAACGGCTCGAAAGAGTCGGCAGAGGGGAAGTGACCGAGCTGATGGAGCAAAAAATGATCAAATCCGACGGTGAGATGATTGATGTTGAAGTGATGGCGGCCCCCTACATTGTAGACCATCAGACTCTCGCTCAAATCAGGGTTCGTGACATTACGATACGAAAAAATACGGAGAGCAGAATTTATAACCTGGAGAAATTATCATCGATCGGTCAGATGGCAGCCGGCATAGCGCATGAGGTGAGAAACCCGTTAACTACGGTGAAGGGGTTCTTCCAATTGCTGCAGAAGGAATTGAACCATTCTTACTTTCCGATCATCGTCGATGAATTGGATAACGCCATTAAGACCTTAAACAATTTACTTCAGGTAGCTAAACCGGATTTCGACAATGAAGCGAACGTATCGATCAATCTATGCTCTGAGCTTGATTCGTTAATTTTTCTTTTCCAGGAAAAGCTTTACAACGTGACGGTGACCAAGATATTCCGGGACAGCGACCGGGAAGTTGTAGGAAAGAAGAACTTGATTTTAAAGGCTTTTTTCAATCTCATTAAGAACGCGGTCGAAGCAATCGAGGGAAAAGGTGAAATCATAGTCGAACATTTCTACAAGAACGGCAGAATTCACGTCAAGATTCACGATACGGGCATGGGCATTCCGAAAGAGCAAATAAGAATTCTTGGAACTCCTTTCTTCTCCACCAAGACCGACGGTACCGGAATGGGTCTGACGCAGGTGTTTACTACGATCCATGAACATGGCGGTCATGTCCACGTTGAAAGCGAACTAAGAAAAGGAACAATATTTTATGTTGAACTTCCCTGCAAGTCAGTATAA
- a CDS encoding ABC transporter ATP-binding protein: MEQVLEVVQLTGGYSPRKPVLHGLSFEVRAGEMVGLIGLNGAGKSTAIKHILGLMQPHQGEVRIQGLTLEQHPEQYRGALAYVPETPLLFDELTVEEHLRLTGMAYGVEEPSYEERSARLMEEFYMTGKRGSFAAHLSKGMRQKVMIMNALLARPALYVIDEPFLGLDPLGIRSLLDKLVEVTKEGSAVFMSSHILSTVESYCHRFIVLHQGVIIAQGTLEDVCAAAGLRSGSGSLEEAFYRLVTDGGSNGPVG, encoded by the coding sequence ATGGAACAGGTACTTGAAGTTGTTCAATTGACAGGCGGCTACAGTCCGCGCAAGCCTGTGCTCCACGGCTTGTCTTTCGAGGTTCGCGCCGGCGAAATGGTTGGCTTGATCGGACTTAACGGCGCAGGAAAAAGCACTGCGATCAAACATATTCTCGGGCTGATGCAGCCGCATCAAGGCGAGGTCCGAATACAAGGCTTGACACTGGAGCAGCATCCGGAGCAGTATCGCGGCGCTCTGGCCTATGTGCCGGAAACGCCGCTGCTCTTCGACGAGCTCACGGTTGAGGAGCATCTGCGGCTGACCGGTATGGCCTATGGGGTTGAGGAGCCGAGCTATGAAGAGAGAAGCGCACGGTTGATGGAGGAGTTCTATATGACGGGCAAACGCGGTTCGTTCGCGGCGCACTTGTCCAAGGGAATGCGGCAGAAGGTAATGATCATGAACGCGCTCCTGGCCAGGCCTGCGCTGTATGTTATCGATGAACCGTTTCTCGGTCTTGATCCGCTTGGGATCCGTTCGCTGCTGGATAAGCTGGTGGAGGTTACAAAGGAGGGTTCGGCCGTATTCATGAGCTCGCATATTCTCTCCACAGTGGAATCATACTGCCATCGTTTCATCGTCCTGCATCAAGGAGTCATAATCGCGCAGGGTACGCTGGAGGATGTATGTGCGGCTGCAGGTCTGCGGAGCGGGAGCGGCTCACTTGAGGAGGCTTTCTACCGGCTTGTAACGGATGGGGGATCAAATGGACCGGTCGGTTAG
- a CDS encoding ABC transporter permease, translated as MDRSVRSLWSSRAGAFWRESMPYLRYMAQSGVPGVTIMLLLAGAAGYIWLLQHMPAAFPFTLTGTAALTPVVCWSPLRTWLREADVVFLVPREAEMNAYLRRSFLYNGIAGVIAAAVVCLIFIPLYLHGPGQLAAPLLLAAAVLLKLLNSAAAWRERQLAWRGMRRGVRMLRWAVTAVGIAALLQTAPWRAALYLIAAAGLLALLYRRLQRYPLPWLTLIAEEARTRRRYSVFFSAFIDVPAESSQVAPRRYASWLAARIRYGKPNAFVYLYAYTLIRTELGGILLRLTVFGIIAGWLSAYSALWSGWGAAGVCLLFVWFLGIQLGSLAQSHRHSVWRHVYPLPDSSRLAALIRIDRAASLICGAALWLPHALLLPGRGAAAPAAAAAALIACYVLAIRPGRLKRSYRKALEED; from the coding sequence ATGGACCGGTCGGTTAGGTCGCTCTGGAGCTCGCGGGCCGGCGCCTTCTGGCGGGAATCGATGCCCTACCTCCGTTATATGGCTCAGAGCGGCGTTCCCGGCGTAACAATCATGCTGCTGCTCGCAGGCGCGGCGGGATATATATGGCTGCTGCAGCATATGCCTGCGGCATTTCCTTTTACGCTTACCGGCACAGCTGCGCTGACGCCGGTCGTCTGCTGGAGCCCGCTAAGGACATGGCTGCGTGAGGCTGACGTCGTCTTTCTTGTGCCCCGAGAGGCGGAAATGAATGCGTATCTGCGACGGTCGTTTCTCTATAACGGCATCGCGGGTGTGATTGCGGCGGCAGTCGTGTGTTTGATTTTCATTCCGCTGTATCTGCATGGCCCAGGGCAGTTGGCCGCGCCGCTGCTTCTTGCTGCGGCAGTTCTGCTCAAGCTGCTTAACAGCGCCGCTGCCTGGCGGGAGAGGCAGCTTGCATGGCGCGGAATGCGGCGCGGCGTCCGCATGCTGCGATGGGCGGTCACTGCCGTTGGAATCGCCGCGCTGCTGCAAACAGCGCCATGGCGGGCGGCACTATACCTTATCGCGGCTGCCGGGTTGTTGGCGCTGCTCTACAGACGCCTGCAGCGTTATCCGCTGCCGTGGCTGACGCTAATCGCAGAAGAAGCGCGGACGCGGCGGAGATACTCGGTATTCTTCAGCGCCTTCATCGATGTGCCGGCGGAGAGTTCTCAGGTGGCTCCTCGCAGGTACGCGTCTTGGCTGGCTGCGCGAATCCGTTATGGCAAACCGAACGCATTTGTTTATTTGTATGCGTACACGCTGATTAGGACGGAGCTTGGCGGTATTCTGCTTCGGTTGACCGTCTTCGGCATTATCGCGGGCTGGCTTTCGGCGTATTCCGCATTGTGGTCGGGCTGGGGCGCTGCGGGCGTATGCCTGCTGTTCGTCTGGTTTCTCGGGATACAGCTCGGTTCGCTGGCGCAGTCGCACCGTCACTCCGTGTGGCGGCATGTATATCCGCTGCCGGACAGCTCGCGTCTTGCGGCGCTGATCCGGATCGACCGCGCCGCTTCGCTGATTTGCGGCGCCGCGCTCTGGCTGCCGCATGCGCTGCTGCTCCCGGGCCGGGGCGCAGCAGCCCCGGCGGCAGCCGCAGCCGCTCTTATCGCCTGCTATGTGCTGGCGATAAGGCCGGGCCGGCTGAAGCGCAGCTACCGGAAAGCTTTAGAAGAGGATTAG
- a CDS encoding response regulator transcription factor — MNKTQRVEPVKHIFVVDDEKSIRDILKKYIENEGDKVTLFDNGSSVLAEITRMKPDLLVLDIMMPGVGGMELCKQIRKTSDVPIIFVSAKGEELDRVLGLELGADDYLTKPFSPRELVVRIKNIFKRLDKGYSASALVKLQDIELHPDRRLVQKEGQEIKLTSREFALFEFLAAHRNLPFTRDQLLQKVWGYDYTGDERLIDDLVKRIRKKLAEHDSAVQITTVWGYGYRLDA, encoded by the coding sequence ATGAACAAAACACAGAGGGTGGAGCCGGTGAAGCATATTTTTGTTGTCGATGACGAGAAAAGCATCAGGGATATTCTGAAAAAGTATATCGAAAACGAGGGTGATAAGGTCACGTTATTTGACAACGGCAGCAGCGTACTCGCGGAAATCACCCGTATGAAGCCGGACCTGCTGGTCCTTGATATTATGATGCCGGGGGTAGGCGGTATGGAATTATGCAAGCAGATTCGCAAAACGAGCGATGTTCCGATCATCTTCGTCAGTGCCAAAGGCGAAGAGCTGGACCGGGTGCTGGGACTGGAGCTCGGAGCGGACGACTATCTGACCAAGCCGTTTAGCCCGCGGGAGCTGGTGGTCCGGATTAAAAATATTTTCAAAAGGCTGGATAAAGGTTATTCCGCCTCGGCGCTTGTCAAACTTCAGGACATTGAGCTGCACCCGGACAGGCGGCTTGTGCAGAAAGAGGGCCAGGAAATCAAGCTCACGTCAAGAGAGTTTGCGCTGTTTGAATTTCTTGCCGCTCACCGGAATTTGCCCTTTACACGGGATCAGCTCCTGCAGAAGGTTTGGGGCTACGACTATACCGGCGACGAGCGGTTAATCGACGATTTGGTCAAACGGATCCGCAAGAAGCTGGCCGAGCATGATTCAGCGGTTCAAATCACAACGGTTTGGGGGTACGGCTACCGCCTTGACGCTTAA
- a CDS encoding cell wall metabolism sensor histidine kinase WalK: protein MRIGTKLQLGNLALIITVLAITALSFHVLSGQYMLKEARSQMKIDAEAFARSLKGLKSDSDLSAARRIINRHQLRILGHAIDSKVIVFDNENRILYTNVGADEVQSIQKLDQQGNADYLIERRLIRSEEGATIGRILLAVQIKDVNDLNRLLRRAQLVSGIIGGTIALGMGALLGRSIARPIQSLAGGMRRFSPRKELPEIAVHSGDEIGELAESFIVMADKLRANDKMQTDFLQNASHELKTPLMAIQGNAEAIKDGIVREREAEESLDVIIAQCQRLKTVVDELIYLTRVDHQPDALRLEPAAIGEIIGEAAAGVRGLADQQGIAIMVTGDLNSAGAFDREKLKRALINIIGNGIRYAKTKVVVQAIARAGQLEIVCEDDGKGLSPGEEERIFDRFYKGEYGGTGIGLAITKAIVEAHGGSIAADSANPGVGAVIRIVLPAAQEVRK from the coding sequence ATGAGAATCGGCACCAAGCTGCAGCTTGGCAATCTGGCCCTTATAATTACGGTGCTTGCGATTACCGCGCTCTCGTTTCACGTCTTGTCCGGCCAGTATATGCTGAAGGAAGCCAGGTCGCAAATGAAGATCGATGCCGAAGCTTTCGCCAGATCGCTGAAAGGGCTAAAGTCTGATTCTGACCTAAGCGCAGCCCGGCGTATCATCAACCGGCACCAACTAAGAATTCTAGGTCATGCGATTGACTCGAAGGTGATTGTTTTTGATAACGAGAACCGTATCCTGTATACTAACGTCGGCGCAGACGAAGTTCAGTCGATTCAAAAGCTTGACCAGCAGGGCAACGCGGATTACCTGATTGAACGGCGATTAATTCGTTCGGAGGAAGGCGCAACCATTGGGCGCATTTTATTGGCGGTCCAGATCAAGGATGTAAACGATCTGAATCGTTTGCTTCGGAGAGCTCAGCTAGTCAGCGGTATAATTGGCGGAACGATAGCGCTTGGCATGGGCGCTTTGCTGGGCAGAAGCATAGCGCGGCCGATTCAGTCTTTGGCCGGGGGTATGCGGAGATTCTCGCCGCGTAAGGAGCTTCCGGAAATTGCCGTTCACAGCGGGGACGAAATCGGAGAGCTGGCGGAATCGTTTATCGTGATGGCAGATAAGCTTAGGGCGAACGATAAGATGCAGACCGACTTCTTGCAGAATGCGTCCCATGAATTGAAAACGCCGCTGATGGCCATTCAAGGAAACGCAGAGGCGATTAAAGACGGTATCGTCAGGGAGAGAGAGGCCGAGGAAAGCCTGGATGTCATCATAGCACAGTGCCAGCGGCTCAAGACGGTCGTTGACGAGTTGATCTATTTGACCCGGGTGGACCATCAGCCGGATGCGCTGCGCTTGGAGCCCGCTGCGATCGGGGAAATAATCGGTGAAGCGGCAGCCGGTGTTCGGGGATTGGCCGATCAGCAGGGGATTGCGATTATGGTGACGGGGGATCTAAATTCCGCAGGCGCTTTCGACCGCGAGAAGCTGAAGAGAGCTCTCATCAATATAATCGGCAATGGGATCCGTTATGCGAAGACGAAAGTAGTTGTGCAGGCTATTGCGAGAGCGGGACAATTGGAAATCGTATGCGAGGACGATGGAAAGGGGTTATCGCCTGGAGAAGAGGAACGGATCTTCGACCGGTTCTATAAAGGAGAATACGGCGGTACGGGGATCGGGCTGGCGATTACCAAAGCGATCGTTGAGGCCCACGGCGGTTCGATTGCCGCCGACTCGGCGAATCCTGGGGTGGGAGCGGTCATACGTATCGTTTTACCGGCTGCTCAAGAGGTGAGGAAATGA
- a CDS encoding GNAT family N-acetyltransferase: MKYVYDYKTNERYRDSFNRLALQIFGIQFDEWYRKGLWDERYICHSFLYEDEIVANVSISKMGLVVNGLKKSAIQIGTVMTHPECRGRGLSASLMNRVLEHYEQDCDFFFLFANKSVLDLYPKFGFNTAAESQFSLDIKDMPRGMGSNSLLRKLSIEEEEDLSLIERKLRTRRTVSRRFGVENDRGIFMFHALNMFRDCLYYSESSQAIIVCKHEGKTLHLYDVISSENVDFTGLLIEIGGNDTTNVQFYFTPDIFTCDAKAEPLDQNEDQLFVKSASIVIPLEFRFPLIAHA; encoded by the coding sequence ATGAAATATGTATATGATTACAAAACAAATGAGAGATACAGGGATAGTTTTAATCGACTTGCGCTGCAGATTTTTGGTATACAATTTGACGAGTGGTACAGAAAAGGATTGTGGGACGAGCGTTACATTTGCCATTCTTTCCTGTATGAAGATGAGATAGTGGCCAACGTTTCGATAAGTAAAATGGGGCTGGTCGTTAACGGCTTGAAGAAGAGTGCGATCCAAATCGGAACCGTGATGACCCATCCGGAATGCAGGGGAAGAGGGCTTTCGGCAAGCTTGATGAACCGCGTGCTGGAGCATTACGAACAGGATTGCGATTTTTTCTTTTTATTCGCGAATAAGAGCGTGCTTGATTTGTATCCGAAATTTGGCTTTAACACAGCCGCCGAATCGCAGTTCTCGCTGGATATCAAGGACATGCCGAGGGGAATGGGAAGTAACTCCCTACTACGAAAACTGAGTATTGAGGAAGAGGAAGATTTGAGTCTTATCGAAAGAAAGCTGCGAACGCGGAGGACTGTTTCCAGACGGTTTGGAGTTGAAAACGACCGGGGTATTTTTATGTTCCATGCACTGAACATGTTCCGGGACTGCCTGTATTACTCAGAGAGCAGCCAAGCAATCATTGTCTGTAAGCACGAGGGAAAAACACTGCATTTATATGATGTAATAAGCAGCGAAAATGTCGATTTTACAGGTTTGCTGATTGAAATAGGGGGTAACGATACGACAAATGTTCAATTTTATTTTACCCCGGATATATTCACCTGCGACGCAAAAGCCGAACCCCTTGATCAGAATGAAGATCAGCTGTTTGTTAAGTCGGCATCGATTGTTATCCCCTTAGAGTTTCGGTTCCCTCTTATTGCACATGCATAA
- a CDS encoding aminotransferase class I/II-fold pyridoxal phosphate-dependent enzyme yields the protein MNPLAQQLNETIERENANVYAMLSSLGKAIYFPKEGIISQSAEAKAKAKKFNATIGIAIEGGQPMHLKVIQETLSSYNPKDIYEYAPPAGKPELRTAWRSKMLKENPSLEGKPFGNPVVTNALTHGLSIVADLFADEGDAVVIPNKNWENYELTFGVRRGAVMVEYPLYNESQRFNSAGLREALLAQKNKGKAIVVLNFPNNPTGYTPGIQEGAEIVAAIRDAAEAGVNVVVVTDDAYFGLFFEDSMHESLFGKLADLHPRVLAVKVDGATKEEYVWGFRVGFITYAGKSEAMLTALEQKTLGIIRATISSGPHPSQTFVLRALQSPEFEAQKAEKSAIMKGRANRVKSLLDSGRYGDIWSYYPFNSGYFMCLKLNNVSAETVRKQLLEEYEVGTIALGETDLRVAFSCIEEPNLEELFDTIHKAVQDVTVTSQ from the coding sequence ATGAACCCACTTGCCCAGCAGTTGAACGAGACGATTGAGCGGGAAAATGCAAATGTCTATGCCATGCTGTCATCACTCGGTAAAGCGATTTATTTTCCGAAGGAAGGCATTATAAGCCAATCGGCCGAAGCAAAAGCGAAGGCGAAGAAATTCAATGCCACGATCGGCATCGCCATCGAAGGCGGTCAACCGATGCATTTGAAAGTCATTCAAGAGACGTTGTCCTCGTACAATCCGAAGGACATTTATGAATATGCGCCACCGGCCGGCAAGCCGGAGCTCCGAACTGCCTGGAGAAGCAAGATGCTGAAGGAGAATCCTTCGCTTGAAGGCAAGCCGTTCGGCAATCCTGTCGTTACGAACGCACTGACACATGGCCTGAGCATCGTGGCCGATCTCTTCGCGGATGAGGGTGACGCGGTAGTTATCCCCAACAAGAACTGGGAGAACTATGAGCTGACTTTCGGCGTACGCCGCGGTGCGGTGATGGTCGAATATCCGCTTTATAACGAGAGCCAGCGTTTCAACAGTGCAGGACTGCGCGAGGCTCTTCTTGCCCAGAAGAACAAAGGCAAAGCGATCGTTGTGCTTAATTTCCCGAACAATCCGACCGGCTACACGCCAGGCATACAGGAAGGCGCGGAGATCGTGGCCGCGATCCGCGATGCCGCTGAAGCCGGCGTTAACGTCGTAGTTGTCACTGATGACGCATACTTCGGCCTCTTCTTCGAGGATTCCATGCATGAATCGCTGTTCGGCAAGCTTGCCGACCTGCACCCCCGCGTGCTCGCGGTCAAGGTTGACGGTGCGACCAAGGAAGAATATGTATGGGGGTTCCGTGTCGGCTTCATTACGTATGCCGGAAAATCCGAAGCGATGCTTACGGCTCTCGAGCAGAAAACGCTCGGCATAATCCGTGCAACAATTTCGAGCGGTCCGCATCCGTCGCAGACATTCGTGCTGCGCGCGCTGCAATCTCCGGAATTCGAAGCTCAGAAGGCGGAGAAATCCGCAATTATGAAAGGCCGCGCCAATCGCGTGAAGTCGCTGCTGGACAGCGGCCGTTATGGCGACATATGGTCGTACTACCCGTTCAATTCCGGGTATTTCATGTGCCTGAAGCTGAACAACGTCAGCGCCGAAACGGTGCGCAAGCAGCTGCTGGAGGAATACGAAGTCGGGACGATCGCACTTGGCGAGACCGATCTGCGCGTTGCCTTCTCGTGCATCGAGGAGCCGAACCTTGAAGAGCTGTTCGACACGATTCATAAAGCGGTGCAGGATGTTACAGTGACAAGCCAATAA